From the Argentina anserina chromosome 3, drPotAnse1.1, whole genome shotgun sequence genome, the window CAATGTTTGACAAAGTCGTTCGAATCTCTTTCACTTCAAGTCGGCAACGTTATAGCAAAACATGCACCAGCATTCCAACAAAACTCGAGGGCATTCTGGTCATGACAAATTATGTCTCTCGTCATCAACTTACATAGTTCCCACAACCGTTTCTTCATTGCTGAAGCCTTATATATACAAACCTAAGTTTCATTCAGACTCTCATCAACACATAATTCTTCTGAAGCCTAGCTCAAGATATACCTTGTAGCTATGGAGATGGTAAGTTTAACTAATGTGTGCCTGTGTCTTTTTATGTTACGTCGATTTTGATCTTACTAATTAGTGATCTTTACTGCCACCCCAGGAGAAGaagtttgattttgttgaaggAAAGGTGGATTGGAAGGGAAGAACAGCCGTGAAACAAAAGCATGGAGGAATGAGAACTGCTTTTCTCATACTAGGTAAAATTATGagactcaaattgtaatatgGTACATAAAATCACTGGCATACTTTGGTAAAATATTCAATATAACAATGTCTGTGCTGCAGCAACATTTGCTTTTGAGAACATGGCGACTTTGGCGCTTGCTGTGAACTTGGTTACATACTTCAATGGGGTGATGCATTTCGAAATATCTGATGCTGCTAACCAGCTTACCAACTTTGCCGGCACAGGTTACATTCTCTCGATTTTCATGGCAATCCTTGCAGACACCTTCGTCGGCCGCTTCAAAACCCTTCTCATTTCAGCTTGCTTGGAGTTCGTGGTAAGCAAAACTTACTCAAACTTCCATAATCTGTGCATTTTCTGttcaattaaattttgatCTCTTCCGTGACAAAATTTTAATTCTAACATTCTTCAGGGGCTAGCGTTACTAACTGTGCAAGCTCACTATCCGAAGCTCCAGCCACCAGTCTGTAATGTGTTTGATCCAACCTCTACTTGCGAGAAAGTAAGTGGTGGCAATGCGGCTTTGCTTTTCATTGCTCTCTACATATTGGCAGCCGGATCTGCAGGAGTCAAAGCCGCCTTGCCTTCACATGGTGCTGATCAATTCGAAGAGAAAGATCCGAAAGAGGCGAAGAAGATGTCTAGCTTCTTCAATCTTCTCTTACTAGCAGTATGTTTGGGTGGTGTTGTGAGCCTAACACTAATTGTGTGGATCCAAGACAATAGAGGATGGGATTGGGGATTTGGGATTTCTACAATCGCCATGTTCTTAGGTGTCGTCGTCTTCTTCTCCGGATTGCCTATGTACCGGATACAACCTATCCGAGGAACTAGTgccataatcgaaattatACAGGTTTTTTTCCATGACAGTGATGACACATACATAATTTATCTATGAATACTTCCAAACCATACTATGTTTCTTCAGACCAATTACTTACATCACAAGTAACTAACTACTTCTCCACGCCCTTTATCAGGTGTATGTCGCAGCAATCCGCAACCGAAATCTCACCCTTCCTTCTGACCCTTCAGATCTCTATGAGATCGACGCAGACAAGGAAGCTTCAATTGAAGAAGAATTCCTACCTCACAGACCCATTTTCGGCTTCTTGGACAAGGCAGCAGTTAAACGAGGGCCAAATGATATTCCCGGATCTCTAAACCCATGGAAGCTTTGCAGAGTCACCCAAGTCGAAAATGCAAAGATATTACTAGGCATGGTGCCCATATTCCTCTGCACAATTATAATGACTCTTTGCTTGGCTCAGCTTCAAACCTTTTCCATCCAACAAGGCGTGACCATGGACACCAGCGTCACTAAACACTTCAAAATCCCACCAGCCTCACTTCCCATCCTCCCGGTTATGTTTCTCGTCATCATAATCCCCGTCTATGACCGCATCTTTGTACCCGTGGCCAGCAAAATCACCGGCATTCCCTCCGGAATCACCCATCTACAGCGCATAGGCGTCGGCCTAGTCCTCTCCTGCGTCTCCATGGGCGTGGCCGGAATCATGGAAGTCAAGAGAAAAGACGTCGCAAGAGACAACAACATGCTGGATGCAATCCCAGTGCTGCAGCCACTGCCCATCAGCACATTCTGGCTATCATTCCAGTACTTCATTTTCGGAATTGCCGACATGTTCACCTACGTCGGTCTTCTCGAGTTCTTCTACTCCGAGGCACCAAAAGCGCTCAAGTCGATCTCGACTTGCTTCCTGTGGAGCTCAATGGCACTTGGGTACTTCTTCAGCACAGTGTTGGTTAAGATTGTTAATGCAGCAACACATGGGAACAATGGGGGTTGGTTGGCTGGGAACAACATCAACAGGAACAATTTGAACCTTTTCTACTGGTTACTTTCAGGGATGAGCTTCTTGAACTTCTTCATCTATCTGTTTGTTGCAAGGAAGTACAAGTATAGGCCAGGGAGTCCTATGCTGGTCTCGAAAGAGGAGAAGGAAGAGGATGACCTCTAAGAGAGCTTATCAAgctaaaaaaaatacacagAGAATTTAATCATGTATGGGGTTTAATATGTAACGGGTACAAATTAGATACTTTTCAATACATAATTCAACTGTCAGTTTGTTTCCTTTAAGCTAGTAATTGTAACTAATCAATTTGTTGTGTTCATCAAACGTAAAATTATGATGAGGAAGTTCAATGCACCAGTAGCACCTGGTGTCAAAAACTCACAGTCAATTATGTTTACTTGATGAAGTAGAAAGGAAGAAACACAtgcaataaaaaaacaaaatcagacaCCTGAATCACATATTTAAAGCAAACAGAAGGAATGACGtctgaaaagaagaaaaaaaattgaaaaagaggGAACCTGTCAGACAGCCAAGCAACCACCCCAGACTTGGGTGAACCAAGCTGAGAACGATCATCTACAGCCATGGTGACCCGAAGATCACCAGCCGTTAATCACGCTCTGGCCGCATGGCTTTGCTTCATCCACCAGGTTTAGATTCCTGTCTCCTTAGAAATCAAGGATACAGAGGTACGATCCTATATAACAGATCCTGTTCAAGTAAGGTCGTGAACAATAAGCACTTGCTTCTTCACTTAAACGCCtatattatttctttttctcaatGTGGGAGCCTTTCCAGCTTTCCTTCACTGGTTTTACAGCAGATAGTTGTCTCCAGACTCAATCATAGTATCATACAGAAGCAAAGAATAGATATCCAGCTCGTTTTCGAGTTCATCAAACCCAATCAAATACCAAGTCTTAAAACTCATATTCAAATGCTTGAAATGTTTCTGTATCTATaacgaaataaaacatgaaaaaaGGCTAGTAGCTGCAATATAACAGAAAATGACTACTTCTCCTCCTATTCAGAAAGGCCATCTCAAGGATACATCAAATTCTCTGCGCTTTCCATCACCGCTATCATCCTTACCACCATTCACCAAAGGGCACTCTCGCTGCCAATGTCCAGAGCGCCCACACTTGAAGCAGTCATCTTCCCAGTAAGGGCTTTTCCTTCCACCATATGAGTAAACAATGGGGTCTTTGCTTGAATGCTCCCCTCCCACATTTGGTTGGGCATTGACTGCACTTGCACGCATCTGCCGATCACCTGCAGAAGGGCAATCTCGGGCGAAATGTCCAAGGAGGCCGCACTTGAAGCATTCGTTTCGCGCAACagatggtttgagcttttttCCCGTTGTTTTTCCTCCCACCAGAAGAGTAGCCATAACCCGAACCCTGAATATTGAACACAAGAATTTCAGACAAAAGTACTACAGCAGATTGCATATGGACAATGGCAGATTCAAATGTCAAAATGAACTTTCAATAAAGATACTAATCGAAGTGTCTAACATCACAGAGTTCAAATCAATGATGCTCTACTTAAGTAGACAACTGTTAAGAATACAGAGACCATAGTCGATCGAAGTTCTTCAAAATATTAACACTATGATAATACAGTTACAAACAAGGGAGTGTTTAACTGTTACAATTAAGTGAATTAACTTAATTACTTAGGAACAACAGCCGTACCTATGGAATTCACTGGTTTAAGAATGAGGATCCAACTCACTTTTTCCTTTACCTTATTAGTCCAATGTACGAACTCTATGAACATTGATCAGACTCTTTTCTAAAAAATAAGTACGTTAATGTACTCTGAGCTATGATTCTGAGCTAAGGGAATCATAGTGTAATTAAACTCTGAAAACTATAACACTAGCATACTTTTTTATAACACAATACTAATTCACAGCCGCTAGCTACTATAGAAATTGGGGTCGGATATTATTCTGGTTGGCTTGTGTTTTCCATATATAGATCTATGCTAGCTTGTTCGCCAAAACACACCGCTAGGGCTCTAGATTTCACGCTGGTGTGAAAACCTGACCAAGAATGTCAATTTTCTAAATATAACCTAGAGACACAAATTGACGCCACAGACGAAAGATTTTAATATATGGTGACTtttgatcaatgaattaaTACAAAATGGTCAATTATGTAACTAGAAGAGGACCCAAAATGGGATTACCTGAGCTGCCATCGGCGTTCACTCTCTGACTTTCACCCTCCTCTAGACGAATGTGAATCTTCTCAGGTAAAACCCTAATATAAATAGTGGCATGGATAAATCCtaattgattaaattaattttttgttaaacaaaaaataataaaagttaTCCTTATATAGGAACCAAACGCACCTAGCCACCAGGTGTCATTATCCCCACCGGAGAAGCCCAAGTATTCTCCATCTTCCCCATTTGGCTTCCTCACTTCACAAGCCTCAGCCACCTTGCAAACCTGCATGTCCACGTGGAGACCTCAGATCCCACCGCGTCCCCACTCACCCCTTCCTCAAAAACCCTCAAAACCAGCTCTGAACTAAACCATTGACACTCTTCACTGATCACATAGACGGCAAGAGCAAAACAACTTACGAAATCGTTTGAGATGGCCTCCAGTGACCAGAGACCGACTCCGAACCCTGTCTGCGGTAGCAGCGACGATATGACGCCGGGGAATTCGATGACGATGGGGCAGCACATGCTTGACAAAGGAGCGGAGATAATGCAGTCGCTGAAGCCTGTGAAGCAGATGAGCCAGCACATCTGCACCTTCGCTCTCTACAGCCACGACCCGACTCGTCAGATCGAGGCTCATCACTATGTTCATCGCCTCAACCAGGACTTCTTCCAGTGCGCCGTCTACGACTCCGACGACTCTCACGGCCGCCTCCTTGGTACTCttagaacaaaaacaaactaGTCGTTTTTGGGCTAAAATGACTTCTTTGTAGTTTACTGTACGTTTTCCTCACGCATGCAGGTATTGAATACATAGTATCAGATCGGACTTTTGAGGCTTTGCCTCCGGAGGAGCAAAAGCTTTGGCATTCTCATGCTTATGAAATCAAAGCGGGTCTTTGGGTCAATCCCCGGATCCCTGAGATGGTTGCTAAGCCAGAGCTTGAAAATTTGGCAAAAACTTATGGCAAATTCTGGTGCACATGGCAGGTTGATAGAGGTAATTGAAGTTTGTGTTGTTTTCATATATAGTTCATATAAGCGAAGGCCAATTATAAGTTTACCACTTCTGGTACCCCATATTGATCGAGTTATTGTGCATGGTTAGGTGATAGGCTTCCATTGGGGGCACCTTCCCTGATGGTGTCACCGCAGCCAGTGAACTTGGGGCATGTGAAGCCGAAACTGGTGGCGAGGAGGGATGAGAAGTACAATATATCCACAGAGGCCATAAGCCACTTGAGGTTGGAGATTGGAGAGCCGGAGTTGATCAACCCGCAGGCAGATTACTGGAAAAATCACGGCAAGGGTTTTGCGGTGGACATTAAGAGCACTGAGATGTTGACAAGGGCACCCTTTCCTTAGTTATTGCATAATTGGCAAACAAGCAAGATCGACCCTTGGAAAGGAACATATATGTATGTCGGTATGAATAAATATTCTAGCTGTAAGTACGCAAGTGTACCTATAATTAGTTAGGAACCTGTTGAAATGTTCAAGTCTATGGATGTCTCTCAAGTAATGTAAAGGAACATATTTATGTTATGTTAATCAGTAGTTCATCGACTGTCATTGGTGGTTGGCTAGCTACTTAGCCAGTGTTGGATCATCTCCTTCACAGTTTggttaattataaatatgttACTACCACCAAAAATTAGTTGCTTAATGAAAAAGAAACTATAAATAGCCGTGTTCGTGCATCTTGCAATGAACATTAATCAGATAGATATATGGATCATGGATGTCCAAACAGAAGATATCCTACAGTGGGAGACATGGAGATATGCTGCAATAGTGAGGCGCGACTAGGAGCCCTTGTTTTTCTTGGCTTGCTTTCACAAAAGAGTAAATCTATATATGCAAAAGTAATACGTGGGTCTTCACATTTTAAGGCCGGGCCGGCCCTGCCTTGCCCTACCCATTTTACAGGCCTACCCAAACACCTCTAAATGAAATGAGAAGAACTGAACTCCCTCCGATCCTCTCTTTGCCTTTTCTCTCTTCATCTCACTCCAATCCTTCACGTCTCTCATGGCCTCCACCACCCCAGAAAAGTACGCCTACTCCGTCTGGGCCCTCCCACCGGACGACGTGGCCCCAAGGCTCAACAAGCTCATGGAGGGCCTCCGTTCCGAGTTCACCGGGCTCTACTTCGACCCCCACATCACCGTCGTTGGGGCCATCAGCTTGACCCCTGAAGACGCCCTCAATAAGTTTAAGACGGCCGCGCAGGCGGTGAAGGCCTACGAGGCCAAAGTCACGAGGGTTGCCACCGGAACTTGTGTGTTTCTCCTCGTCGATCCCACTCCTCAGGTTAGAGTTTGTCTCTGGGATTCAAAAGGTTGGTTGGTTTGGAAGTTCGAGATTGAAAGATTGtggcttttgtttttttcttaagGTGATGGAAGCTAGTGCCAGCTGCTGTGGGCATTTTGGTTACAATAGGTCAACTCGTGAGTTCCTTGTTCTATGAATCTATGTTAATATACACTGGAGTTTTGTGCTTTGTTATATTTGGAAATATCTGTCactatttgttttgtttggacTGGGGAAATTGAGAAAAGACAAAGAAGGTGTGAGAGTCTTAGTTATTGTTACTGCGGTTGATGATTGGTCTTTAGGTTTGAATTGCCTAGCAGTTATTGAAGGATGAAATGAATTTTACTTGGTGCTCTGCCTGAAAAGTTGAGTTATAAACTTGTAATAGCTGGCGTTCGTCAAAGGTTGCATCTTTATGCAATGAAATCAGAGAAGGAACTCTTCTGCAAATATTACAGGGTTTTGTGGAATACCCATTTCTATTGAGGAAACTAGTGGATTGCATCTGGAATAGCCAATTTCTCTTCTGTGTTCTGTTAAGCATTTAGGATTTTAGGCAATGTAGATTATATTGGGAATGGTGGAACTGTGTCTGCAAAATCGGAATCTATATATGCACCAGATTGGTGATACTGGTAGGTTGAGTGGTTGACCATAATATATACAAATTTTGTTATGGGTATGGTTGAGTTTGACAATGAAGATTAGATTGCCAATACTGATAATTGTATGTGAAACTGAACTTCCCTGCatatattttggtagagtACCTATTTTAGGAGCTAGTAGATTTGCTTGTATCATGAATGCCCAATTCTTATGATGTGGTTGCTTAGCGTTTAGCTTTATCAGGTAACTTATACAACTATATCCATATGTGGTTTGCAGAATACAAAAATTAGAGCGCTTGTTGAACACCCTTTTTCCATGTAATTAAAATGAACTCTTCTAAGGTTTTCTTGAGCATTTAGAAATAATGATGAGATTGCATATGGTTTTTACTTGCTTTTTTTACTTTGTTGCAAGACTATTGTTCTTGGTTGAATACTAACGATCATTGAATTAAATGCAGCTTATATGCCGCATCTGAGTATCCTTTACGCAGATCTCAGCGAAGAAGATAAGAAAAAAGCTCAAGAGAAAGCCAGCATTCTGGATGAGAGCATTACTAGTCTGAGATTCCTTGTTACTCGCCTTGCACTGTACAAAACCGACCCTGAAgataaaactctcaaatcttGGGAGAAAATTGCTGAGTGCACACTCCAACCAAATTAGGTTTCTCAAGTCTTGATGTTTGTTTTCCACTTGTAATGAAACCCTGTCCGAATGGCCCTGCAGCTCATATGTGTAAGTTGAAGTTTTAATGTAATGTCAAAGACACTAAGTTGTCACTAACAGCTAGCTGATATTTTTGCCAGCTAGACTTGTTTTGTATTTCTGCTATTTCTGTGAGGAGTGTTTTGGCCACCTGAATATTGTTACCATCTGTTTCTTACTTCTGTAGATTTAGTTTCTGATAGAATATGACAGGAATTTCAAGCATGTAATGCaaattactattcaaactgTGTCTACAATTCCTACAAATCTACAATCCTGCTGTTAAAGCGTGGTAAAACTTTCTTGTTGAGTACTTAATACAGAGGGGCCTCAAAATAATGGATTTCTCCAGATGAAAACGACCCTTTGGTGCTTACCAGAATATCAGATGCACCTGAAGCTAGCAACGCCTCTTTGCCTCTGGAATAGCCAAGGGGAAACATGAATCCTTCTTCTCCACATTGTTGTAGATACCCTGAAAATCGCgaaaaaactgaaaagaaGTAAAATGAAAACGATATAGTAAGGAAATGGCGGTAGCAGTCTTAAGTTGAGTGAGTCAATGATCTTACATACAAGTGACAGAAGGAAGGGGGTCAAAAATGGTAGCTTGGCAGCCTTGGCTCTCAAGTTAAAGCTCATCTCATGTGACCTTATCCCATTATCCATTTTCACAAGAATAGAATGACAAAAAGAAATAAGGAGACCAATTAAACAATGAGTTGCCAACACATCCTCTACAGCAAGAGAAGCCTCAAAGTCAATTCTGATCCAATATTCATGTTTTTTCATCATGGCCGTAGCTATTACATGTTCTTGCCCAAGAATATGAATATACTGATACCCCCAATTATCATTTTTGACTcgtttttcttttccaattaCAATATTTTATGAGTCTTGGTTGTGATGCATACATTGAACAAGCCAACTTAAGGTGGTTTGCTTCTGAATGTTTTTGTTCATCCACTTGATGAGAGTAAGACAAAACTGAGATGAAGTAATAACATAGTAGCCCACCTTCAACGAGCCTCTCTATATTCCTctcagttttgttttgtttccaaATCAGACTTGGTTGGCGTTGGCCACATGATCTATGAATAATTTTTTAGGCTCAAATTTAAGTTCAAAGAGGTTGACAGgttctatttttctttcttcaaagATTTGGAATGATGTTTCATGATCGGAATTCTGTATTGCTGTACtaaaaatcaacaaaaacGCAAATCGTTTTGTCTTCTAATGATTATATTCTTGACTACTAGTAACCACAAAATTGAACTGAAAGAATGTTGTGCAATCCATCAGAATCAGTGTGGAAGTAGAAATGCGATCGTTGTTCACATGTTTCAGTTGGTTTGGAAAGACGATTTATATCGCAACTACTTTTCAGACAGGTGATGTTACAATGTAGACTTTTCTCGGATAAGGTAAAGACTAGATCCCAGGAATCATCAAACATTAGGACAATAGGATATCCTCGTTTCTACAGGTACACACCACAATCACCTTGTAGATCCAACATTCGACTTGATCGAGTTATCCTATCATCCAGAAATATCAAACAAGATGCATAATGTGTACAACTGAATTGATACTAATCCTATGAACTAGCTAGATTTTTGGTTATCTAGTCCAATGTAATCGAGTTTAAACATAATTGAGTGAAAAATCAATTTGACGTCCAATGAGAGAGAACCAGTTTGTTTAGTCTAATCCGTCAGATTGTGGACATGGATAGAGTTAACCCTTTGCGGCCTACCAAAAGATAATGAAAGAGGAAACTCACATGCATAcacttcaaaagaaaaaattgtaaTCAATATCACACGGTTTCCTCAAGAGACTTATACCCCTAGAGATCGAATTTATACTAGGAGTTATGTCACCTCCGGATTTGACTTGAAATTAGAATGTGACACTTCAAAATTAATTTCGGCTCTTCCTAAGGTGGCTGTTGTGTCTAGGTCGATACTCCCACGCCCACGCCCCCGCCACGTCCACCGTCCCCGGTCCACCCCAGCTGACGCTTCACCTGTTTCGTGGATAACGTAATAACTAATAACCAACCCAGCTCACATTAGCTAAACCCCACTTATCCTGCGCCGTCTCGCCTACAAGTACCCCGAACCTTCCCCCACGCGCTCACACTTCCCCTCTCTCCGACGCGCCAAAGTTATAAGAACGTTACAGCCCACTCACGCTTTTTTCTCCTTTCCTACAAACCCGCGCGTATCTAGCAACAATTCGAGAGAGAGAACTTCGCGCTATGGACCTGAAAACGACGCCGTTGCGGTTCACACTGGGCAAGCAGTCGTCGCTGGCGCCGGACAATGACTTCAACGCCGGCGACGCAAAGGAGGAAGAGGACGAGGTGGAGGTGATCGATCCCCGCGTCCGTCTCATGTACTTGGCCAACGAAGCCGACCTCGACGGGATCAAGGAGCTTCTCGACTCCGGCATCGACGTCAACTTCCGCGACATCGATAACCGCACCGCGCTCCACGTCGCCGCCTGCCAGGGCTACTCCGACGTCGTTTCGCTCCTCCTCGAGCGCGGAGCTGACGTGGACACTCAAGATCGCTGGGGGAGCACCGTAAGTCTCGATCTCAGCTTGGTTGAGCTTAATTGTGTTTGTGATTAGAAGAAATGTAGATGAAAGATTAGAGATTTGACGGTGTGGATTTGATTTTGAAACAGCCGATTGCGGATGCTAAATACTATAAGAACcatgaggtgatcaagcttCTGGAGAAGCGTGGAGCAAAGCCTCTGGTGagttcttttgatttttttactgtAGTGATTTCTTGATTTATTACTGAGCTGgttcttgtttgattttgctgatgttaaaattttcagatggCTCCAATGCATGTTAAGTACGCTAGAGAAGTTCCGGAGTACGAAATCGATCCAAAGGAGCTTGATTTTACTAACAGTGTCGAAATAACCAAGGTAGAATTGCAATTTGATAATGCTGGTATAAGCTGTTAGATTGAATTGTCGAATTTTACGTTCATGAGAAGTGTTTGAAATTAGCTTTCCAATTGGTTGTGTTGATCTGTTTCTTGGTGCTTTATAGGGAACTTTCCATTTGGCATCGTGGCGTGGTATAGAGGTTGCTGTGAAGAGGCTTGGGGAGGAACTAATTGTTGATGAGGAAAAAGTGTGAGTTCTTCATAAACTAAGCATCATTTTACGAATTCATAATTTGCTTGCTTTATGGTGTTTGAGGTTTCGGGTCAATTTTGGTGTTTATGCAGGAAGGCATTTACGGATGAGCTTGCATTGCTGCAAAAGATACGGCATCCAAATGTAGTGCAATTTCTGGGTGCAGTAACTCAAAGTAGTCCAATGATGATTGTAACAGAATACTTGCCTAAGGTTTGTCCCTTTTCTGTTGGTTGT encodes:
- the LOC126788594 gene encoding integrin-linked protein kinase 1; the protein is MDLKTTPLRFTLGKQSSLAPDNDFNAGDAKEEEDEVEVIDPRVRLMYLANEADLDGIKELLDSGIDVNFRDIDNRTALHVAACQGYSDVVSLLLERGADVDTQDRWGSTPIADAKYYKNHEVIKLLEKRGAKPLMAPMHVKYAREVPEYEIDPKELDFTNSVEITKGTFHLASWRGIEVAVKRLGEELIVDEEKVKAFTDELALLQKIRHPNVVQFLGAVTQSSPMMIVTEYLPKGDLRAFLKRRGALKPSTAVRFALDIARGMSYLHENKPAPIIHRDLEPSNILRDDSGTIKVADFGMSKLLTVKEDKPLICQDASCRYIAPEVYKNEEYDTKVDVFSFALILQEMIEGCPPFSTKKDKEVPNVYVARERPPFRAPVRRYAHGLRELIEECWNEKPAKRPSFRQIILRLETIYNTIGHKRRWKVRPMKCFANLEAMLRKDNSLSNRSRSSRSSTGSI
- the LOC126788604 gene encoding oil body-associated protein 2A — translated: MASSDQRPTPNPVCGSSDDMTPGNSMTMGQHMLDKGAEIMQSLKPVKQMSQHICTFALYSHDPTRQIEAHHYVHRLNQDFFQCAVYDSDDSHGRLLGIEYIVSDRTFEALPPEEQKLWHSHAYEIKAGLWVNPRIPEMVAKPELENLAKTYGKFWCTWQVDRGDRLPLGAPSLMVSPQPVNLGHVKPKLVARRDEKYNISTEAISHLRLEIGEPELINPQADYWKNHGKGFAVDIKSTEMLTRAPFP
- the LOC126788610 gene encoding cyclic phosphodiesterase-like → MASTTPEKYAYSVWALPPDDVAPRLNKLMEGLRSEFTGLYFDPHITVVGAISLTPEDALNKFKTAAQAVKAYEAKVTRVATGTCVFLLVDPTPQVMEASASCCGHFGYNRSTPYMPHLSILYADLSEEDKKKAQEKASILDESITSLRFLVTRLALYKTDPEDKTLKSWEKIAECTLQPN
- the LOC126788591 gene encoding protein NRT1/ PTR FAMILY 4.6-like — protein: MEMEKKFDFVEGKVDWKGRTAVKQKHGGMRTAFLILATFAFENMATLALAVNLVTYFNGVMHFEISDAANQLTNFAGTGYILSIFMAILADTFVGRFKTLLISACLEFVGLALLTVQAHYPKLQPPVCNVFDPTSTCEKVSGGNAALLFIALYILAAGSAGVKAALPSHGADQFEEKDPKEAKKMSSFFNLLLLAVCLGGVVSLTLIVWIQDNRGWDWGFGISTIAMFLGVVVFFSGLPMYRIQPIRGTSAIIEIIQVYVAAIRNRNLTLPSDPSDLYEIDADKEASIEEEFLPHRPIFGFLDKAAVKRGPNDIPGSLNPWKLCRVTQVENAKILLGMVPIFLCTIIMTLCLAQLQTFSIQQGVTMDTSVTKHFKIPPASLPILPVMFLVIIIPVYDRIFVPVASKITGIPSGITHLQRIGVGLVLSCVSMGVAGIMEVKRKDVARDNNMLDAIPVLQPLPISTFWLSFQYFIFGIADMFTYVGLLEFFYSEAPKALKSISTCFLWSSMALGYFFSTVLVKIVNAATHGNNGGWLAGNNINRNNLNLFYWLLSGMSFLNFFIYLFVARKYKYRPGSPMLVSKEEKEEDDL